From a single Labrenzia sp. PHM005 genomic region:
- a CDS encoding IclR family transcriptional regulator, with protein MNIERKPQSNQGVQVISRAAEILRILKLDNSGLSLGQIAERVHLPRSTVQRIVNALLAERLVMASSAEGGLRLGSEIQSLAAAGRINMAELVRPVLTELSKATQETVDLAVFRDDHMVFVDQVIGSHRLRTVSAVGEVFPMTTTANGKAVLALMDDDQLVTVAAPELKAAGEDARPLSAFLKEIEDVRETGIAWDFMEHTDGISAAGFAFSDPMGLIYAVSVPVPSHRFDAMKDKLAELLLQTREEIKRLI; from the coding sequence ATGAATATCGAGAGAAAACCACAATCGAATCAGGGTGTTCAGGTCATCTCCCGCGCAGCTGAGATTTTGCGCATCCTAAAGCTAGACAATTCCGGACTGAGCCTTGGGCAAATAGCCGAGCGCGTACATCTGCCCCGCTCTACGGTACAGAGAATTGTCAACGCGCTTCTTGCAGAACGTCTTGTCATGGCTTCTTCGGCAGAAGGTGGTTTGCGCCTTGGTTCTGAAATCCAGTCACTCGCTGCAGCCGGACGTATCAATATGGCCGAGCTGGTCAGGCCAGTGCTCACAGAACTGTCAAAAGCAACTCAGGAAACCGTCGACCTAGCCGTTTTCCGGGATGATCATATGGTTTTCGTCGATCAGGTGATTGGATCGCACCGCCTTAGAACCGTCTCTGCGGTCGGCGAGGTTTTTCCAATGACCACAACCGCCAACGGCAAGGCGGTTCTGGCCCTTATGGATGATGATCAGCTGGTCACAGTCGCGGCCCCGGAGCTTAAAGCTGCCGGCGAGGATGCCCGCCCCCTCTCCGCCTTTTTGAAGGAAATCGAGGATGTCCGGGAAACCGGCATCGCCTGGGATTTTATGGAACACACAGATGGGATCTCCGCGGCCGGTTTTGCGTTTTCTGATCCAATGGGCCTTATCTATGCGGTCTCGGTTCCGGTTCCGTCTCATCGGTTTGACGCCATGAAGGACAAATTGGCGGAGCTGCTCTTACAAACGCGTGAGGAAATAAAGCGGTTGATCTGA
- a CDS encoding cupin domain-containing protein, with protein sequence MHIKRFEDAAPYEAPNHRDVVGLRLQGFEEGGPENQWVGLSQFLPSGGAGPDSTPFEKVYVVLEGEMTVETGGTEAVLKKYDSCTIAPGEVRTLENRSNHTCTMLVVIPYPPEAN encoded by the coding sequence ATGCATATAAAGCGTTTTGAAGACGCTGCGCCCTATGAGGCGCCCAACCACCGCGATGTTGTCGGGTTGCGTCTGCAAGGATTTGAAGAGGGCGGCCCTGAAAACCAATGGGTGGGCCTAAGTCAATTTCTTCCAAGTGGCGGTGCTGGACCCGATTCAACACCCTTTGAAAAGGTCTATGTCGTTCTTGAAGGCGAAATGACCGTTGAGACAGGTGGTACGGAAGCCGTTTTGAAAAAATACGACAGCTGCACCATCGCACCGGGGGAAGTGAGAACCCTGGAAAATCGGTCCAATCATACTTGCACGATGCTGGTCGTCATTCCCTATCCGCCGGAGGCAAACTAA
- a CDS encoding nuclease has product MFDPIQVLWSPAGAVMPNLGSRALTDVSDGDTPNIRMPIRMLSIDTPEVTARSENGAAKVDAKFLELAGWIEDGKAPVSSKFATYILPRLKTGTAGTLQFEQGSAASAWFKNRINERLTRPTGSKRKLFMATADKAFDNYNRLLAYVSPSYTRKERDTMSRRERATFNLDLVGSGWAAPFILFPNIPGELDLPLYLDLATKAENENRGQYSTENFLPAYEYRMCEKLYSITKKIVDGDSVTGKDRYKWRSRYAADMRDRKLYGPESYMDVPLQYRIWIWPDDVQKAIGALNLIPEPNLVD; this is encoded by the coding sequence ATGTTTGATCCCATTCAAGTTCTCTGGTCCCCCGCCGGCGCGGTTATGCCCAATCTCGGCTCCCGCGCACTAACCGATGTCAGTGATGGCGACACGCCCAACATCCGCATGCCCATCCGGATGCTGTCAATCGACACCCCAGAAGTAACGGCCCGATCGGAAAACGGCGCGGCCAAGGTCGATGCCAAGTTTCTTGAACTTGCCGGCTGGATCGAAGACGGCAAAGCTCCGGTTTCAAGTAAGTTTGCTACCTACATTCTTCCGCGGTTGAAGACGGGTACTGCAGGTACGCTGCAGTTTGAACAAGGGTCGGCGGCCAGCGCCTGGTTCAAAAATCGGATCAACGAACGCCTGACCCGGCCAACCGGCAGCAAGCGCAAGCTTTTCATGGCAACCGCTGACAAGGCCTTCGACAACTATAACCGCCTGCTGGCCTATGTCTCGCCCTCCTATACACGCAAAGAACGGGACACCATGAGCCGCCGCGAGCGCGCAACCTTCAATCTCGATCTTGTCGGCAGCGGCTGGGCGGCGCCCTTCATCCTGTTTCCCAATATTCCTGGCGAATTGGACCTGCCGCTTTATCTGGATCTTGCAACAAAGGCAGAAAATGAAAATCGCGGGCAATATAGCACGGAAAATTTCCTGCCGGCCTATGAATACCGGATGTGCGAAAAACTCTATTCGATCACCAAAAAGATCGTCGACGGGGACAGCGTAACCGGCAAAGACCGCTACAAATGGCGCTCCCGCTATGCAGCCGACATGCGCGACCGCAAGCTTTATGGTCCAGAAAGCTACATGGACGTGCCGTTGCAATACCGCATCTGGATCTGGCCGGACGATGTTCAAAAAGCCATCGGCGCTTTGAATCTGATCCCCGAGCCTAATCTTGTAGACTGA
- a CDS encoding cyclase family protein: protein MTVTIRGIDFQENLNNDMGVEFYNLSHRYGFQCPNWPYFKDVQIDRKHYMAKSGVLSQTITTTMHVTTHIDAPAHVVQGTPFIDEVPLPHFFGSGLVVSIPKEKWEPITGDDLEKACGHAIRKNDVLIINTGWHKQYEDGDYFAYCPGLVPSAADWMVEKGIKVVGHDTQANDHPLATAIGPQRNGPILPHLEEEYKEWSGGRDWKDDFPEWEPVHQKLFSNGILGIENVGGDLDAVTGKRCTFAFFPWNWDRGDGCIIRLVAMIDKGQQYRIEAGESF, encoded by the coding sequence ATGACGGTTACGATTCGCGGGATCGATTTTCAGGAAAACCTGAACAATGACATGGGTGTAGAGTTCTATAACCTCTCTCACCGCTACGGCTTCCAGTGCCCGAACTGGCCGTATTTCAAAGATGTGCAGATCGACCGGAAGCACTACATGGCCAAGTCCGGTGTGCTGTCTCAGACGATCACCACCACCATGCATGTGACCACCCACATTGATGCTCCGGCGCACGTGGTGCAGGGCACACCGTTCATTGATGAAGTGCCTCTGCCGCACTTCTTTGGCTCAGGTCTCGTCGTCTCAATCCCGAAAGAAAAATGGGAGCCGATCACCGGTGACGATCTGGAAAAAGCATGCGGTCACGCCATCCGCAAGAATGATGTGCTGATCATCAACACCGGCTGGCACAAGCAATATGAAGATGGCGACTATTTTGCCTACTGCCCGGGTCTTGTTCCGTCGGCCGCCGACTGGATGGTCGAAAAGGGCATCAAGGTGGTTGGCCACGACACCCAGGCCAACGACCACCCGCTGGCAACCGCAATCGGTCCGCAACGCAATGGCCCCATCCTGCCGCACCTGGAAGAAGAATATAAGGAATGGTCCGGCGGCCGGGACTGGAAAGACGATTTCCCGGAGTGGGAGCCGGTCCATCAGAAGCTCTTCAGTAACGGCATTCTCGGTATTGAGAATGTTGGCGGCGACCTGGATGCGGTCACCGGCAAACGCTGTACTTTTGCGTTCTTCCCCTGGAATTGGGATCGCGGCGACGGCTGCATCATCCGCCTGGTGGCAATGATCGACAAGGGCCAGCAGTACCGCATTGAAGCGGGCGAATCCTTCTAA
- a CDS encoding SDR family NAD(P)-dependent oxidoreductase, translating into MADSWKNPLGMFDVAGKVALITGASGAFGAVAAKALAGAGCKLVLAAGNETALADVAADCQKLGAEVAKVAIRPSDEAACTRLVDVATEKFGALDILVVASGMNKVAKIDALTPGDFEGVMDANVTQSWLLARAATVQMKTQETGGKIVLVSSARGLLGHPAGYTAYCASKAAVDGITKALGCELGEDNITVNAIAPTVFRSPLTAWMFEDDDKAKGFRDGFLARVPKGRLGEPEDLIGPLLFLSSKASDFYTGHILYADGGYTAG; encoded by the coding sequence ATGGCAGACAGCTGGAAAAATCCTTTAGGCATGTTTGATGTTGCCGGAAAAGTGGCATTGATTACGGGTGCATCCGGTGCCTTCGGCGCAGTCGCGGCAAAAGCCCTGGCAGGAGCAGGCTGCAAACTGGTACTGGCCGCCGGGAATGAAACAGCATTGGCAGACGTTGCTGCTGATTGTCAGAAATTGGGCGCGGAAGTTGCTAAAGTTGCAATCCGCCCGAGCGATGAAGCGGCCTGCACTCGGCTAGTGGATGTGGCTACGGAAAAGTTCGGAGCGCTGGATATACTGGTCGTCGCCTCCGGCATGAACAAAGTGGCTAAGATCGATGCGCTGACACCAGGCGATTTCGAAGGCGTGATGGACGCCAATGTCACCCAGTCTTGGCTTCTGGCACGCGCTGCAACCGTTCAGATGAAAACCCAGGAAACCGGCGGCAAGATTGTTCTTGTCTCCTCGGCCCGCGGTCTATTAGGGCACCCGGCCGGCTATACGGCTTATTGCGCTTCAAAAGCTGCGGTTGACGGCATCACCAAGGCCCTTGGCTGCGAGCTGGGCGAAGACAACATAACGGTCAACGCCATCGCGCCGACTGTCTTCCGTTCTCCGCTGACCGCCTGGATGTTTGAAGACGACGACAAGGCGAAAGGATTCCGTGACGGTTTCCTGGCCCGCGTGCCGAAAGGGCGATTGGGCGAACCGGAAGACCTGATCGGTCCGCTGTTGTTCCTCAGCTCCAAAGCGTCTGATTTCTACACCGGTCATATTCTTTATGCCGATGGCGGTTACACGGCGGGTTAG